Proteins encoded in a region of the Sander lucioperca isolate FBNREF2018 chromosome 18, SLUC_FBN_1.2, whole genome shotgun sequence genome:
- the LOC116057682 gene encoding B2 bradykinin receptor-like: MDLLPTSDSANFSTATTFGDQNNTTDECPPAEFKDWQSTVVPAYMLLISVLGIGMNGFVLMVFCLHKKACTVAEIYLSNLAAADFFLMVWLPLWAAYAINRYDWPFSHYLCSLFSLPINMNAYCSIYFLVLISIDRYIALVHPLSHKGISRTKFAKLGCLLVWGFGLLLSIPTLIYRKVSYFPQYNRSLCFLNYSDIKEEFLFEGIQNTFGFIIPICIISYCTLIIIHSLNNQLIERSNSQKTEQKATTLVLVVLLAFVICWVPHHVVKILETLRRADVLRRCSIIANLQICRAISMYLAFFNSVLNPILYVIVGKNFRGKVRGLFKQWSINRTMTVRTTSTDSNLLRSVKTEVNSI; encoded by the coding sequence CGACTCTGCTAATTTCAGCACAGCGACTACATTTGGAGACCAAAACAACACCACGGACGAGTGTCCTCCAGCAGAATTCAAAGATTGGCAGTCAACTGTGGTCCCGGCGTATATGCTGCTGATCAGTGTGCTGGGAATCGGGATGAATGGGTTTGTCCTGATGGTTTTCTGCCTTCATAAGAAGGCCTGCACCGTGGCTGAGATCTACTTGAGCAACCTGGCTGCTGCTGACTTTTTCTTAATGGTGTGGTTGCCATTGTGGGCTGCATATGCAATCAACAGATACGACTGGCCCTTTTCACATTACCTGTGCTCACTGTTCTCCCTTCCCATCAACATGAACGCCTACTGCAGCATCTACTTCCTCGTTCTGATTAGCATAGATCGCTATATTGCACTGGTGCACCCGCTGTCCCATAAAGGAATAAGTAGGACAAAATTTGCCAAACTGGGCTGTCTGCTTGTGTGGGGTTTCGGCTTGCTCCTGAGCATCCCCACACTCATTTACAGGAAAGTGTCCTACTTCCCTCAATATAATAGAAGTCTATGCTTTCTTAATTATAGCGATATCAAGGAAGAGTTCCTGTTTGaaggaatacagaatacattcGGCTTTATCATACCCATTTGCATCATTTCCTACTGCACTCTCATTattattcactctctgaataacCAGTTAATTGAGAGGTCAAACAGCCAGAAAACAGAGCAGAAGGCCACCACTCTGGTGCTGGTGGTCCTCTTGGCGTTTGTGATTTGCTGGGTGCCACACCACGTGGTAAAGATACTGGAAACACTCAGAAGAGCTGATGTCCTGAGAAGATGTAGCATCATCGCCAACCTACAGATCTGCCGCGCAATCTCCATGTACTTAGCTTTCTTCAACAGTGTTCTTAACCCCATCCTCTATGTCATTGTAGGAAAGAATTTCAGGGGAAAAGTCAGGGGTCTCTTCAAGCAATGGAGCATTAACAGAACAATGACTGTCCGCACCACCTCCACAGACTCAAACCTGTTGAGAAGTGTTAAAACTGAAGTAAACTCAATCTGA